A window from Pseudobutyrivibrio ruminis HUN009 encodes these proteins:
- a CDS encoding leucine-rich repeat domain-containing protein — protein sequence MVEGLLTIILSLGLFVWFSSLLEKKAYKLNNNSNRVIERKVILDSHLKYEVEITEKEIYAKVIGHIDFDMNPLLNIPERINGIPIVSIGDGAFENDNNIDTVNISNTIEEIGTRAFANSSIRKIIINEENSIRIIADGAFYWCKNLYIDMFCNLHNIYIGREAFNYVKLGDIVLNDTYEFTCGSFKGALIDSLKIDISGEELPKEAFMFSSVKSVHINGQTIKKICSDCFSGCSKLEKILIPDSVNYIDDDAFEIKETAFVHRKDGEIDLRYNPIHRSSITKAIFYCNAGSYAQSYAQNKKIKCRPYGEFFQ from the coding sequence ATGGTTGAGGGTCTATTAACTATTATTCTTTCTTTAGGGCTATTTGTTTGGTTTAGTTCATTACTCGAAAAAAAAGCTTACAAATTAAATAATAATTCCAATAGAGTTATTGAAAGAAAGGTTATTCTTGATTCTCATTTAAAATATGAGGTTGAGATTACTGAGAAAGAAATATATGCCAAAGTAATAGGGCATATAGATTTTGATATGAATCCATTATTAAATATTCCCGAAAGAATAAACGGGATACCAATTGTTAGTATTGGGGATGGAGCGTTTGAGAATGATAACAATATTGATACTGTTAATATATCAAATACTATTGAAGAAATTGGTACTAGGGCATTTGCAAATAGTTCTATAAGAAAAATAATAATAAATGAAGAAAACAGCATTAGAATAATTGCTGATGGTGCATTCTATTGGTGCAAGAATCTTTACATTGATATGTTTTGCAATCTTCATAATATTTACATAGGCAGGGAGGCATTTAACTATGTAAAGCTTGGTGATATTGTGTTAAATGATACATATGAGTTTACTTGTGGTTCCTTCAAAGGTGCACTAATAGATAGTTTAAAAATTGACATTAGTGGAGAAGAGCTTCCTAAAGAGGCATTCATGTTTTCTTCTGTAAAAAGTGTTCATATAAATGGTCAAACGATTAAAAAGATTTGTTCGGATTGTTTCAGTGGATGTTCAAAGTTAGAGAAAATCCTTATTCCTGATTCGGTTAATTATATAGATGATGATGCTTTTGAAATTAAGGAAACAGCATTTGTTCATAGAAAAGATGGGGAAATAGACTTGAGATATAATCCTATTCATAGGAGTTCGATTACAAAGGCGATATTTTATTGTAACGCTGGTTCTTATGCTCAATCATATGCACAGAATAAAAAAATTAAATGTCGTCCATATGGTGAATTCTTTCAATAA
- a CDS encoding DUF2075 domain-containing protein, with translation MLIYNGTKMDFMHDTENDLLENKLYETIKKKMNRTTGLSELNSWRNSLKEMYITMNDSEIPNDVGVAIEYNIPQTSKRIDFMISGLDKDNKGNVVIIELKQWEELTAIKSQDCIVETFIGKADRRVPHPSYQAWSYAALIKDYNEFVQEKEIKLHPCAYLHNYPRKANDPIDAEQYQEILDEAPAFTYGQREQLKNFIKSNIKKGEYDQTLLRIDNGKIKPSKQLQDSIASMLKGNQEFVMLDDQKVVYEEILENSLKSQKDRNKRTIIVQGGPGTGKTVVAINLLAELTKRNQFAQYVTKNAEVRKVYSYKLKGSFKKKSVDLLFTGSGSFTSAPNNSVGTIIADEAHRLNEKSGMFQNLGENQIKEIIHAAACSVFFIDESQRVTTKDIGSVAEIEKWAELEGSEVTKMELTSQFRCNGSDGYLAWLDNVLEIRDTANFDLDDIDYDIRICDTPFELEHWVVDKNHLRNRARILAGYCWNWPKTTRSDSSYHDIQIGNYGISWNLDNGDAFAVNEESVHEAGCIHTSQGLEFDYVGVIIGDDMRYENGHVITDFTKRADTDSSMKGIKTLNSKHPAEAQKISDEIIKNTYRTLMTRGMKGCYVYCTNQALARYLKQQLKQEV, from the coding sequence ATGCTAATATACAACGGAACGAAAATGGATTTCATGCATGATACAGAGAATGACTTACTAGAGAATAAGTTGTATGAAACAATAAAGAAAAAGATGAATAGAACTACAGGATTGAGTGAGCTTAATTCATGGAGAAATTCCCTAAAAGAAATGTATATTACCATGAATGATTCAGAAATCCCAAACGATGTAGGTGTAGCTATTGAATATAACATTCCACAGACTTCAAAAAGAATTGACTTTATGATTTCAGGATTAGATAAAGATAATAAAGGGAATGTTGTAATAATCGAGTTGAAACAATGGGAAGAACTTACGGCAATCAAAAGTCAGGATTGCATCGTAGAAACTTTTATCGGTAAAGCCGATAGAAGAGTTCCTCATCCAAGTTATCAGGCGTGGTCTTATGCAGCGTTAATAAAGGATTACAATGAATTTGTACAGGAGAAGGAGATAAAACTACATCCATGTGCATATTTACATAATTATCCTCGCAAAGCTAATGATCCGATTGATGCGGAACAATATCAAGAAATTTTGGATGAAGCTCCTGCATTTACTTATGGTCAGCGTGAGCAGTTAAAGAATTTTATAAAGAGCAATATTAAAAAGGGGGAATATGACCAGACCCTTTTAAGAATCGATAATGGAAAGATTAAGCCTTCAAAACAGCTCCAGGATTCAATTGCCAGCATGCTTAAAGGTAATCAAGAATTTGTAATGTTGGATGATCAAAAAGTTGTTTATGAAGAGATTCTGGAAAACTCTCTCAAATCTCAAAAAGATAGAAATAAAAGAACAATTATTGTACAAGGTGGTCCTGGAACAGGAAAGACAGTAGTAGCAATTAATCTATTAGCGGAACTTACAAAAAGAAATCAGTTTGCACAGTATGTAACTAAGAATGCCGAAGTACGAAAAGTGTATTCATACAAACTAAAGGGCTCTTTTAAAAAGAAGAGTGTTGATTTGTTGTTCACTGGGTCAGGAAGTTTTACAAGTGCTCCTAATAATTCTGTGGGAACTATTATTGCTGATGAAGCGCATCGTTTAAACGAAAAGTCCGGCATGTTCCAAAATCTTGGCGAGAATCAAATTAAAGAAATCATTCATGCGGCAGCATGTAGCGTATTCTTTATAGATGAAAGTCAAAGGGTGACTACAAAGGATATAGGTAGTGTTGCTGAAATAGAAAAATGGGCTGAGTTGGAAGGCTCTGAAGTTACAAAGATGGAGCTTACATCTCAATTTAGATGTAATGGTTCAGATGGTTATCTAGCATGGTTAGATAATGTTTTAGAAATAAGAGATACAGCAAATTTCGATTTGGACGATATAGATTATGATATCCGTATTTGCGATACACCTTTTGAACTTGAACATTGGGTAGTAGATAAAAATCACCTTAGAAATCGGGCTAGAATTCTTGCTGGGTATTGTTGGAATTGGCCTAAGACAACAAGAAGTGATTCATCATATCATGACATCCAAATAGGTAATTACGGTATTAGTTGGAACCTTGATAATGGTGATGCGTTTGCCGTTAATGAAGAATCAGTACATGAAGCTGGATGTATTCATACTTCACAAGGTTTGGAATTCGATTACGTTGGAGTAATAATAGGTGATGACATGCGATATGAAAATGGTCATGTTATTACTGACTTTACAAAAAGAGCAGATACTGATTCTTCAATGAAGGGCATAAAGACGTTGAATTCAAAACATCCTGCTGAAGCTCAAAAGATTTCAGATGAGATTATTAAGAATACTTATAGAACACTTATGACTAGAGGAATGAAGGGATGCTATGTATATTGCACTAATCAAGCCTTAGCTCGTTATTTAAAGCAACAGTTGAAACAAGAGGTATAG
- a CDS encoding YdcF family protein, with protein MRKLRLVYALLAILSALYSIAVYMVGSGTFSFIIWAFAAIFFGFMYLMDKKNLWPKVPKAIRLAFRIIVATGIGIFIICQGCILTQFFSKGENGADYIIVLGAQMKDWGPSVVYKARLDSAVDYLNSNPDTKVIVTGGQGVNESISEGEGGKIYLIEQGISEDRIIVESESRDTDQNISNAMNLVEVSDDMKIGIVTNNFHVFRGVMIARRYTDADVTGIAAFTEYQYLPNNMVRETFGILKDIF; from the coding sequence ATGCGCAAATTAAGATTAGTTTATGCTCTTTTAGCCATTCTTTCAGCATTGTATTCAATTGCTGTATATATGGTGGGAAGTGGTACATTTTCATTTATTATATGGGCCTTTGCAGCTATATTTTTCGGCTTTATGTATCTGATGGACAAGAAAAACTTATGGCCTAAAGTACCTAAAGCGATAAGACTTGCTTTCAGAATTATTGTAGCCACTGGCATCGGCATCTTCATCATATGCCAAGGGTGCATCCTCACTCAGTTTTTTTCAAAAGGAGAGAACGGAGCAGATTACATTATTGTCCTGGGGGCGCAGATGAAAGACTGGGGACCAAGTGTAGTATATAAGGCAAGGCTTGATTCTGCAGTTGATTATTTGAATAGTAATCCTGACACGAAGGTAATTGTTACTGGCGGCCAGGGCGTCAACGAATCCATTTCCGAAGGTGAAGGCGGGAAAATTTATCTTATTGAACAAGGCATATCAGAAGATAGAATAATAGTTGAAAGTGAGTCACGAGATACAGATCAAAATATCAGCAATGCAATGAATCTGGTGGAGGTATCTGATGATATGAAAATCGGAATCGTCACAAACAATTTCCATGTATTCAGAGGAGTGATGATTGCAAGGCGCTACACCGATGCTGATGTGACAGGCATTGCTGCGTTTACGGAGTACCAGTATCTTCCAAACAATATGGTGAGGGAGACCTTTGGGATTTTGAAAGATATTTTTTAG
- a CDS encoding flavodoxin family protein, whose amino-acid sequence MKTFIIYYSHEGNTDFVAKKIADKIGADKLRLVPVKKYPEKGFAKFFWGGKSAVMAETPDLEPYSIDLASYEQIVFGFPVWASNITPPLRTFIKENPGIKEKRIAAFACQSGAGAEKAFGKLKESIGIDSLAATLILIDPKDKPSDDNDKKIEDFCKEIF is encoded by the coding sequence ATGAAAACATTTATTATTTATTATTCCCATGAGGGAAATACAGATTTTGTTGCTAAAAAAATTGCGGATAAGATAGGTGCTGATAAATTAAGATTAGTTCCTGTTAAAAAGTATCCAGAAAAAGGATTTGCAAAATTCTTCTGGGGTGGGAAGAGTGCTGTTATGGCAGAAACTCCTGATTTGGAACCATATTCTATAGATTTAGCTTCTTATGAGCAGATAGTATTTGGTTTTCCGGTTTGGGCTAGCAATATTACTCCACCACTTAGAACATTTATAAAAGAGAACCCTGGGATTAAGGAAAAGAGAATTGCAGCATTTGCATGTCAAAGTGGAGCTGGTGCAGAGAAAGCCTTTGGAAAATTGAAGGAGAGCATTGGGATAGATTCGCTTGCTGCTACACTTATTCTTATTGATCCAAAGGACAAGCCTAGTGATGATAATGATAAAAAAATAGAAGATTTTTGTAAGGAAATCTTTTAA
- a CDS encoding pyridoxamine 5'-phosphate oxidase family protein has product MWEMDYDAAASHWEKKDADSVHMEPAALKEKIEAFIGAHNTCALATASMDCVRNTPIEYNYVDVNFYFFSEGGLKFRGLKENKNVGIAIFEPYGGFGQLKSLQVQGVASMVEPFSDEYLKLMEHKKIPVEVMKKLPQPMNLIKVEPSSFDYLDSELKKDGFGSRQHLDV; this is encoded by the coding sequence ATGTGGGAGATGGATTACGATGCGGCAGCATCACATTGGGAAAAGAAGGATGCGGACTCTGTTCATATGGAGCCAGCAGCATTAAAAGAAAAGATTGAAGCTTTTATCGGTGCTCATAATACATGTGCATTGGCTACAGCTTCTATGGATTGCGTGCGCAACACACCTATTGAATATAACTATGTAGATGTAAACTTTTACTTTTTCTCAGAGGGTGGCTTGAAGTTCAGAGGGCTGAAGGAGAATAAGAATGTGGGTATTGCCATTTTTGAACCTTACGGTGGTTTTGGTCAGCTGAAAAGTTTGCAGGTGCAGGGAGTGGCGTCTATGGTGGAGCCATTTTCGGATGAGTATCTGAAACTTATGGAGCACAAGAAGATCCCTGTGGAGGTTATGAAGAAGTTGCCGCAACCTATGAATTTGATTAAGGTTGAGCCATCTTCATTTGACTATCTGGATTCAGAGTTGAAGAAGGATGGGTTCGGGAGTAGGCAGCACTTGGATGTATAG
- a CDS encoding type IV toxin-antitoxin system AbiEi family antitoxin domain-containing protein — MSNIIDKLIAESTDGLVKVTDVEAYGGDRRALKSYVNNNKLMRVGRGLYQITDQWEDDLYILSVKYSKGIVSHETALYIHGFTDRTPAIYSFTFPQGYNAPSLKNENVIIKRVVQEKYSLGLSDALSFSGNPIRVYNIERTLCDIVRGEGSDIQIVLDAMKRYAKYENKNINLLMDYAEQLHVKKKILRYMEVLL, encoded by the coding sequence ATGAGCAATATTATTGATAAATTAATTGCAGAATCGACAGATGGCCTTGTAAAAGTAACTGATGTTGAAGCTTATGGCGGAGATCGTCGAGCATTAAAATCTTATGTAAATAACAATAAACTGATGAGAGTCGGTCGAGGACTATATCAGATTACAGATCAATGGGAAGATGATTTATATATTCTTAGCGTAAAATATTCCAAGGGTATAGTGTCTCATGAGACAGCATTATACATTCATGGATTTACAGATCGAACTCCTGCTATATATTCATTTACATTTCCTCAGGGCTATAATGCACCATCTTTAAAAAATGAAAACGTGATTATAAAAAGAGTAGTACAAGAAAAATACTCTTTAGGATTGAGTGATGCACTGTCGTTCAGTGGGAATCCAATTCGAGTCTATAATATAGAAAGAACTTTGTGCGATATTGTTAGGGGCGAAGGTTCTGATATTCAAATTGTTCTTGACGCAATGAAGAGATATGCAAAATATGAAAATAAAAATATCAATCTTTTAATGGATTACGCAGAACAATTACATGTTAAGAAAAAGATTTTGCGATATATGGAGGTACTACTATGA
- a CDS encoding arsenate reductase family protein, with protein MNIQIFGTKKCNDTKKAERFFKERGIKYQFIDMKEKGMSKGELTSVASANGGIANMVNVNAKDQDAVALFQHITDEDKLEKLLESQHIIKTPVVRNGKQSTLGYQPDVWKKWE; from the coding sequence ATGAACATACAAATCTTCGGCACGAAGAAGTGCAACGATACAAAGAAAGCAGAGCGTTTTTTCAAAGAGCGTGGCATCAAATATCAGTTTATCGATATGAAAGAAAAAGGCATGAGCAAGGGTGAGCTTACATCTGTTGCTTCTGCTAATGGTGGTATCGCAAATATGGTTAACGTAAATGCGAAGGACCAGGATGCTGTTGCTTTGTTTCAGCATATTACTGATGAGGACAAGTTGGAGAAGCTTCTTGAATCACAGCATATTATTAAGACTCCAGTTGTGCGAAATGGAAAGCAGTCTACACTTGGCTATCAGCCTGATGTATGGAAAAAGTGGGAGTAG
- a CDS encoding macro domain-containing protein: MSSLKLINGSCADQKVDAVVNAANRYLAAGGGICGVIFSKAGMRELSDACDKCNPPLNDGEAAITPAFNMTNCKYIIHAVGPNFGATPKAFKELFEAYYNSLVVLKDNGLHSISFPLISSGIFGGSLADAPGESAKQCKRAYESFTKDYPDYDVDVLLCAFTSSEMKSAEAQI; the protein is encoded by the coding sequence ATGAGCAGTTTAAAATTGATAAATGGATCTTGTGCAGACCAAAAGGTTGATGCAGTTGTTAATGCTGCCAATAGATATTTAGCTGCCGGTGGTGGTATATGTGGTGTTATCTTTAGCAAAGCTGGAATGAGGGAACTATCAGATGCTTGTGATAAATGCAATCCACCTTTAAATGATGGTGAAGCAGCTATTACTCCAGCTTTTAATATGACTAATTGTAAATATATAATTCATGCAGTAGGTCCAAATTTTGGAGCTACTCCAAAAGCATTTAAGGAATTATTTGAAGCTTATTACAATTCGCTGGTTGTTCTTAAGGATAATGGTCTTCATAGTATTTCATTCCCTTTAATAAGTTCAGGAATATTTGGCGGTAGTTTAGCAGATGCTCCTGGAGAGTCAGCTAAACAATGCAAGAGAGCATACGAGAGTTTCACTAAGGATTATCCAGATTATGACGTGGATGTATTACTTTGTGCTTTTACAAGTAGTGAAATGAAATCAGCTGAGGCGCAAATATAG
- a CDS encoding NUDIX hydrolase, with product MAEEIFDIVDENGQPMGETVTRSQAHAEGIRHRTAHIWVVRENGDKTEVLLQKRAMNKDSFPGRYDTSSAGHIQAGDEPLESAVRELHSSISMTRR from the coding sequence ATGGCAGAAGAGATTTTTGACATCGTGGATGAAAACGGGCAGCCTATGGGCGAAACAGTGACCAGATCACAGGCGCATGCTGAGGGCATTAGACATAGAACAGCACACATATGGGTGGTTCGTGAAAATGGAGATAAGACAGAGGTTCTTTTACAGAAGAGAGCTATGAATAAGGATTCTTTTCCGGGCAGATATGACACTTCATCAGCTGGGCATATTCAGGCTGGGGATGAGCCATTGGAATCTGCTGTTAGAGAATTGCATTCGTCTATATCTATGACGAGGAGGTAG
- a CDS encoding DUF4037 domain-containing protein, whose translation MRNTEFEKSRRFYENQVAPMIHEKFPKYESRIAVGLVGEGSDCFGYDDYMSRDHDFGTGVCLWLTDEDFDEIGCLLSIAYNELAMQYGGEKLTERLQERRGVMTIRSFYSNILYIDCNTKDCILTENDWLNLEHSCLATATNGEVFRDDLGEFTRFRNLLLSYYPDSIWRRRIVNELHQFSAALQVNYARCMTRNDIVAAELCRAKGLEAAMELYFLLNRKFAPYYKWTYRALSELDNDGEYAMLVKKLASTVSDDAAWRFNTYNPRSINMKDKVIATAEEIAKAIVELLKNNDLIEGGDSYLEIYIDEILKIYKGE comes from the coding sequence ATGCGAAATACAGAATTTGAAAAGAGTCGACGGTTTTACGAGAATCAAGTGGCTCCTATGATACATGAAAAGTTTCCTAAATATGAATCAAGAATAGCGGTAGGCTTAGTTGGCGAGGGATCCGATTGTTTTGGTTATGATGATTACATGTCTCGTGATCATGATTTTGGTACTGGTGTATGCCTATGGCTTACCGACGAGGACTTTGATGAAATAGGATGCCTCTTATCTATAGCATATAATGAGCTTGCTATGCAGTATGGTGGTGAAAAGCTTACAGAACGACTTCAAGAGCGAAGAGGGGTTATGACTATAAGGTCATTTTACTCAAACATTCTTTATATTGATTGCAACACTAAAGACTGTATTCTTACGGAAAATGATTGGCTTAATCTAGAACACAGTTGTCTTGCTACAGCAACAAATGGAGAGGTCTTTAGAGACGATTTGGGGGAATTTACAAGATTCAGGAATCTTCTTTTAAGCTATTATCCAGATAGCATTTGGAGAAGAAGAATAGTAAATGAGCTTCATCAGTTTTCAGCAGCTCTTCAGGTAAATTATGCTAGATGTATGACTAGAAATGATATAGTGGCAGCGGAGCTTTGTAGAGCAAAAGGCCTTGAGGCAGCTATGGAGCTATACTTTTTGCTTAATAGAAAATTTGCGCCATACTATAAATGGACTTATAGAGCATTATCTGAACTAGATAATGACGGTGAGTATGCAATGCTTGTCAAAAAGCTTGCTTCTACTGTAAGTGATGATGCAGCATGGAGATTTAATACATATAATCCTAGAAGCATCAATATGAAAGATAAGGTAATAGCTACTGCTGAAGAAATAGCAAAAGCCATAGTTGAGCTTCTTAAGAATAACGATTTGATAGAAGGTGGCGACTCTTACTTGGAAATATACATCGATGAAATATTAAAGATTTATAAAGGGGAATAA